One genomic region from Bos indicus isolate NIAB-ARS_2022 breed Sahiwal x Tharparkar chromosome 17, NIAB-ARS_B.indTharparkar_mat_pri_1.0, whole genome shotgun sequence encodes:
- the MN1 gene encoding transcriptional activator MN1, whose product MFGLDQFEPQINSRNAGQGERNFNEAGLSMNAHFKAPAFHAGGPPGPVDPAMSGLGEPPILGMNMEPYGFHARSHSELHAGGLQAQPVHGFFGGQQPHHGHPGGHHPHQHHPHFGGNFGGPDPGASCLHGGRLLGYGGAAGGLGSQPPFTEGYDHMAESQGPESFGPQRPGNLPDFHSSGASGHAVPAPCLPLDQSPNRAASFHGLPASGGSDSHSLEPRRVANQGAVDSLEYNYPGEPPSGHFDMFSPSDSEGQLPHYAAGRQVPGGSFPGASAMPRAAGMVGLSKMHAQQQQQQQQQQQQQQQQQQHGVFFERFGGTRKMPVGLEPGVGSRHPLMQPPQQAPPPPQQPPPQQAPPPPQQPPPQQPPPPPGLLVRQNSCPPALPRPQQGEAGTPSGGLQDGGPMLPNQHAQFEYPIHRLENRSMHPYSEPVFNMQQAPNQRLQHFDAPPYMNVAKRPRFDFPGSAGVDRCASWNGSMHNGALDNHLSPSAYSGLPGEFTPPVPDSFPSGPPLQHPAPDHPSLQQQQQQQQQQQQQRQNAALMIKQMASRNQQQRLRQPNLAQLGHPGDVGQGGLVHSGPVGGLGQPNFERDSGGAGAGRLGTFEPQAQHLAQESAWFPGPHPPPGDLLPRRMGGSGLPSDCGPHDPGLAPPPPPGGSGVLFRGSLQEPLRMPGEGHVPGLPSPGLQFGGSLASLGQLQSPGAGVGLPSAPSERRPQPPDFTAPALGGQPGFPFGAANRQATPHSGPGVNSPPSAGGGGGSTGGGGGAGGGGAYPPQPDFQPSQRTSASKLGALSLGSFNKPSSKDNLFGQSCLAALSTACQNMIASLGAPNLNVTFNKKNPPEGKRKLSQNETDGAAVAGNPGSDYFPGGTAPGAPGPGGPSGTSSSGSKASGPPNPPAQGDGTSLSPNYTLESTSGNDGKPVPGGGGRGRGRRKRDSGHVSPGTFFDKYSAASAPDSGGAPGVSPGQQQAPGAAVGGNSGEVRGAPTPHEKALTSPSWGKGAELLLGDQPDLMASLDGGAKSDSSSPHVGEFASDEVSTSYANEDEVSSSSDNPPALAKASRSPLVTGSPKLPPRGVGTGEHGPKAPPPPLGLGILSTSTSTPDSYGGGGTGHPGTPGLEQVRTPTSSGGAPPPDEIHPLEILQAQIQLQRQQFSISEDQPLGLKGGKKGECAVGASGAQNGDSELGSCCSEAVKSAMSTIDLDSLMAEHSATWYMPADKALVDGTEEDKTLAPWEKAKPQNPNSKEAHDLPANKASAPQPGSHLQCLSVHCTDDVGDAKARASVPTWRSLHSDISNRFGTFVAALT is encoded by the coding sequence ATGTTTGGGCTGGACCAATTCGAGCCCCAGATCAACAGCAGGAACGCTGGCCAGGGCGAGAGGAACTTTAACGAGGCCGGACTAAGCATGAACGCCCACTTTAAGGCCCCGGCTTTCCACGCGGGGGGACCCCCTGGCCCCGTGGACCCTGCCATGAGCGGGCTGGGCGAACCCCCGATCTTGGGCATGAACATGGAGCCTTACGGCTTTCACGCGCGCAGCCACTCGGAGTTGCACGCGGGGGGGCTGCAGGCGCAGCCGGTGCACGGATTCTTTGGAGGCCAACAGCCGCACCACGGCCACCCGGGAGGCCACCACCCCCACCAGCATCACCCCCACTTTGGAGGCAACTTTGGCGGGCCGGATCCAGGGGCCTCGTGCCTGCACGGGGGTCGCCTGCTTGGCTACGGCGGCGCGGCCGGCGGCTTGGGCAGCCAGCCGCCCTTCACCGAGGGTTACGATCATATGGCTGAGAGCCAGGGGCCGGAGAGCTTCGGCCCGCAGCGACCCGGGAACCTGCCGGACTTCCACAGTTCGGGCGCCTCGGGCCATGCCGTGCCTGCCCCATGCTTGCCGCTGGACCAGAGCCCTAACCGAGCCGCCTCTTTCCATGGCCTGCCCGCCTCCGGTGGCTCCGATTCCCATAGTCTGGAGCCCCGGAGGGTGGCGAATCAAGGAGCCGTCGACTCGCTGGAATACAATTACCCGGGCGAGCCGCCCTCGGGACATTTCGACATGTTTTCCCCCTCTGATTCCGAGGGGCAGCTGCCTCATTATGCAGCGGGTCGTCAGGTTCCCGGGGGCTCTTTCCCGGGTGCCTCGGCCATGCCCAGAGCTGCAGGCATGGTGGGCTTGTCGAAAATGCACGcccagcaacagcaacaacaacagcagcagcagcagcagcaacagcaacagcagcagcacggCGTGTTCTTCGAGAGGTTCGGCGGGACCCGCAAGATGCCCGTGGGGCTGGAGCCTGGAGTCGGCTCCAGGCACCCGTTGATGCAGCCTCCCCAGCAGGCCCCGCCGCCCCCGCAGCAGCCGCCCCCGCAGCAGGCCCCGCCGCCCCCGCAGCAGCCGCCCCCGCAGCAGCCGCCGCCACCGCCTGGGCTTCTAGTCCGACAAAATTCGTGTCCGCCCGCGCTCCCGCGTCCCCAGCAGGGCGAGGCGGGCACGCCCAGCGGCGGCCTGCAGGACGGGGGGCCCATGCTGCCCAACCAACACGCGCAATTCGAGTACCCCATCCACCGGCTGGAGAACCGCAGCATGCACCCTTATTCCGAGCCTGTATTCAACATGCAGCAGGCGCCCAACCAGCGGCTGCAGCATTTCGACGCACCCCCCTACATGAACGTGGCCAAGAGGCCGCGCTTTGACTTCCCGGGCAGCGCGGGAGTGGATCGCTGCGCTTCGTGGAACGGCAGCATGCACAATGGCGCTCTGGACAACCACCTCTCGCCCTCTGCCTATTCCGGCCTGCCCGGCGAGTTCACGCCGCCTGTGCCCGACAGCTTCCCCTCGGGGCCACCTCTGCAGCATCCGGCCCCGGACCACCCGTccctacagcagcagcagcagcagcagcagcagcaacagcagcaacgcCAAAACGCGGCCCTCATGATCAAGCAGATGGCGTCGCGGAATCAGCAGCAGCGGCTGCGCCAGCCCAACCTGGCTCAGCTAGGCCACCCCGGGGACGTGGGCCAGGGTGGCCTGGTACACAGCGGCCCAGTGGGCGGCTTGGGCCAGCCGAACTTTGAGCGCGATAGCGGCGGCGCGGGCGCCGGGCGCCTGGGCACGTTCGAGCCGCAGGCGCAGCACTTGGCGCAGGAGAGCGCGTGGTTCCCAGGTCCGCATCCGCCGCCCGGAGACCTGCTGCCCCGCAGGATGGGAGGTTCAGGCTTGCCCTCCGACTGCGGCCCGCACGACCCAGGACTGGCACCGCCCCCTCCGCCCGGTGGCTCGGGGGTGCTGTTCCGGGGCTCTCTGCAGGAGCCGCTGAGGATGCCCGGAGAGGGCCACGTGCCCGGGCTGCCCTCCCCTGGCCTGCAGTTCGGGGGCAGCCTGGCCAGCCTGGGCCAGCTGCAGTCGcccggggctggggtggggctgccCAGCGCTCCCTCCGAGCGCCGGCCCCAGCCACCTGATTTCACGGCGCCCGCGCTCGGGGGCCAGCCTGGCTTCCCGTTCGGCGCAGCAAACCGGCAGGCCACGCCGCACAGCGGCCCAGGCGTGAACTCGCCCCCGAGCGCGGGCGGGGGCGGTGGCAGCActggcggtggcggcggcgccGGCGGCGGGGGCGCATACCCGCCGCAGCCTGACTTCCAGCCCAGCCAGCGCACCTCGGCCAGTAAGCTGGGCGCACTCTCGCTGGGCTCCTTCAACAAGCCCAGCTCCAAGGACAACCTGTTCGGCCAGAGCTGCCTGGCTGCGCTCTCCACAGCCTGCCAGAACATGATCGCCAGCCTCGGGGCCCCCAACCTCAACGTGACCTTCAACAAGAAGAACCCGCCCGAGGGCAAGAGGAAACTGAGCCAGAACGAGACCGACGGCGCGGCCGTGGCGGGCAACCCGGGCTCGGATTACTTTCCAGGAGGGACTGCTCCTGGGGCTCCAGGGCCCGGAGGCCCGTCGGGGACCAGTAGCAGCGGCTCTAAAGCCTCTGGGCCGCCCAATCCGCCCGCCCAGGGGGATGGCACTAGCCTCTCCCCCAACTACACCCTGGAATCGACGTCGGGGAACGACGGCAAGCCGGTCCCCGGGGGCGGTGGCCGGGGACGGGGGCGCAGAAAAAGGGACAGTGGTCACGTGAGCCCCGGGACCTTCTTCGACAAGTACTCAGCGGCTTCGGCGCCGGACAGCGGGGGCGCGCCTGGTGTGAGCCCAGGGCAACAGCAGGCGCCGGGCGCAGCCGTCGGGGGAAACTCGGGAGAGGTGCGCGGGGCGCCTACGCCTCACGAGAAAGCGCTCACGTCGCCGTCGTGGGGGAAGGGGGCCGAGCTGCTCCTGGGGGACCAGCCAGACCTCATGGCGTCCCTGGACGGTGGGGCCAAGTCGGACAGTAGTTCCCCGCACGTGGGCGAGTTCGCCTCCGACGAGGTGAGCACGAGTTACGCCAACGAGGACGAGGTGTCTTCCAGCTCCGACAACCCCCCAGCCCTGGCCAAAGCGAGTAGGAGCCCTCTGGTGACAGGCTCGCCCAAACTCCCTCCCCGTGGGGTGGGCACCGGGGAACACGGACCGAAGGCACCCCCGCCCCCGCTTGGCCTGGGCATCTTGTCTACCTCTACCTCGACCCCTGACAGCTACGGCGGAGGGGGCACGGGCCATCCCGGCACGCCGGGCCTGGAGCAGGTTCGGACCCCGACGAGCAGCGGCGGTGCTCCGCCACCTGACGAGATCCACCCCCTGGAGATCCTCCAGGCACAGATCCAGCTGCAGAGGCAGCAGTTCAGCATCTCTGAGGACCAGCCCCTGGGGCTCAAGGGTGGCAAGAAGGGTGAGTGTGCCGTCGGGGCCTCGGGCGCGCAGAATGGCGACAGCGAGCTGGGCAGCTGCTGCTCCGAGGCGGTCAAGAGCGCCATGAGCACCATTGATCTGGACTCGCTGATGGCAGAGCACAGCGCCACCTGGTACATGCCGGCTGACAAGGCTTTGGTGGACGGCACAGAGGAGGACAAGACGCTGGCGCCCTGGGAGAAGGCCAAACCCCAGAATCCCAACAGCAAGGAAG